The following proteins are co-located in the Castor canadensis chromosome 5, mCasCan1.hap1v2, whole genome shotgun sequence genome:
- the LOC109703283 gene encoding olfactory receptor 5H2-like, protein MEKENATWLTEFVLIGLAHQPEWKMPMFLVFLVIYLITIVGNIGLVAVIWNDPHLHIPMYLFLGNLALVDTWISSTVTPKMLVTLLVKGTMISLSECLTQFFSFASSATVECFLLTTMAYDRYVAICKPLHYPVIMTNRLCIRLLVLTFIGGFLHAIIHQYFLVRLNFCNSKIYHFYCDILPLLKNSCTYPSISFLLVYFLAGSVQTFSFVTVLASYTFVIFAIIKKKSVKDIKKAFSTCGAHLLSVSLYFGTLLFMYVRPASAQRDDQDMMDSLVYTVIIPVLNPIIYSLRNKQVLESLKKRLRGNV, encoded by the coding sequence atggaaaaggaaaatgcaaCTTGGCTGACAGAGTTTGTTCTCATTGGACTTGCACACCAACCAGAGTGGAAAATGCCCATGTTCCTGGTGTTCTTGGTGATATATCTCATCACCATTGTGGGGAACATTGGTCTGGTTGCTGTCATCTGGAATGACCCTCACTTGCACATCCCCATGTACTTATTCCTTGGGAATTTAGCCCTTGTAGACACTTGGATATCATCCACAGTGACACCAAAGATGCTGGTCACCTTGTTAGTGAAGGGGACAATGATATCTCTCTCTGAATGCTTgacacaatttttttcctttgcatctAGTGCAACTGTAGAATGTTTTCTCTTGACAACAATGGCTTATGATCGCTATGTGGCCATATGTAAACCTTTACATTACCCAGTGATTATGACTAATAGACTGTGCATCCGGCTATTAGTTCTAACATTTATAGGTGGCTTTCTTCATGCCATCATTCATCAATATTTTTTAGTCAGATTAAATTTCTGTAATTCCAAAATATATCacttttattgtgacattttgcCATTGTTAAAGAATTCTTGTACTTATCCTTCTATTAGTTTTTTGTTGGTATATTTTTTGGCTGGTTCAGTTCAAACATTTAGCTTTGTGACAGTTCTTGCCTCATATACATTTGTTATCTTtgcaatcataaaaaagaaatctgtcaAAGACATAAAGAAAGCCTTTTCCACCTGTGGAGCCCATCTCTTATCTGTGTCTTTATACTTTGGTACTCTTCTCTTTATGTATGTGCGCCCTGCATCTGCACAAAGAGATGATCAAGATATGATGGACTCTCTAGTTTACACTGT